GGCTCTGCATATCACCCCAGGGAGCAAGCAGATTCTCAAAAAACGCCCTCGCAGTGGCAGCGCGAATCTCATCAGCCGGGCTTCTCAAGCATGCAGTGCCTGTGCAGAAAACCATCTTAGATGCGATGAAGAAAAGCCCTGCGCCAGATGTCGCAGGCGAAATATTGCCTGTGTGGTGCCTTCCAAGACCACTGATGGCGTTCAAGTACGCTTTGCCAACCCGGACAGCCCGGGCAGCGAGGAAATAAACAGTAACCAAACCTCAGAGGAAAGCAGAGGAGAAACAGATACACTATTATCTGAGGGATCCCAGCCACTCATCACTCCTCCAATGGAGATCCCAGCCTCACAAGAGCCGGACCATTCGCAGTTGATCGACTTGGGTGGAAACAGCCATATGCCGCCGGACTGCATTCCATCTGGGCCCCGGGATGAGTTCACCAGCGGATTGTTTACAGATGCGCCCAGTGGCGTACGAACACCCCGGGGATCGATCACTTTTGGTCTGCAGACCGATCTTGACTTCAGCATGGTCGATCTCAGCTTCCTCGAATCATACAATAGCCACGTCCCGTTTGAGTTCGACGAGCAAGCACCGAGTCTGTCCCTGTCTGGTTCGCCCTATGAGGCCCGCGAAACACCGATAGAGCGCAATCCCCGAGGCACACGGTCTATGCAGCGACTGCGATGGCGCTTCGTTCCTGATCCTCAAGATCATGGTTATTGCGAGCACGAAAACCTGTTACTACCCAATGAAGCGACTGGCGCATCCAGCCTGACTCCCGAGAGTCCGGAAGACGCACACAGCCAATCGACAACGGACCAGAGTCTCGATTTTCACTCGCGTGATAAGATTCTGGGCATTGTTCTCAGCCAGATGAAACAGCCTATCCCGGCGGTTCTGTCATCCTTTCCCTCggcccagcttctcgacagccTGATCAGATATTACCTAACGGCCCCATTCTCCACCGCAAACACGTGGATCCATCGGGCCACTTTTCGCCCTCGACAGGTGTGTCCAGAGCTGCTTCTCGCCATGGCAGCAGCTGGGGCCGTCTTGACGCCGGATCCCTCGCTACGCAAACTTGGATTCGCCATGCAGGAGGTCGTACGGTTGCAGCTGCCTTCGGTGTTCGAGAGGAACAACACTACCATCCGTGATCTTCACCTGCATCAAGCATACTTGCTATACCTAGAGATTGGGTTGTGGAGTGGCAATAGCCGGAAAATCGAAATCTCAGAGGCCTTCCGCCAACCGCTGTTGACCATGGTTCGCCGCGGCGGCAATTTTCACCATTCAGCCTATCCGCCACTGCCGGCGCGGTTAGAAGAATCTGGTCGGAGCTTGGAAGATACATGGCGTGCCTGGGTGTACAAAGAGGCATACAAGCGGCTGGTGTACCGCTTGTTTCGACTGGAAGCGCAAGTCTCCATGGCTCTCTTCACCAGCCCTTTGGTTACGTACGTCGAAATGGGCCCTCCTCTACCTGCCCCTGCGTATCTGTGGGAAGCGAGTTCCGCGTCTCAATGGAAGGACGCCTATCATTCATCTCCTCTGCCCTCCACCGGTCGAATTCGCACGCTCAACGAGTGCGTGGCGAATTTAGATCTTCTGGAAACCAGTCGTCGTGTTGCGGACATCCGTCTCGCTTGCGGCGCCGTCATGCACTGTATATGGGGCCTCGTATGGGAGTTCCGCCAGCTGAGTTCTCTTCTCAACGGACACAGCCGCTACTGGGATAATGATCTGCTCATGGTCGCTCGGCATGGACAGCTGAGCAGGATCCTCGAATGTTTCCGAATTGGATATCGCGACGAAGTCCCAGTGCAGCTGCACTTTGTCATGATGCACATGTACGTGTcactggaggaggtggagaCATTGGCTACCTCGGACGATGCCGGTCGCGCCTGGGAGCAACCTGCTCTGAGTGACTGGTTCAAGAGCGAACATTGCCGACACGCCATATGGCATGCGGGCCAGGTCGTTCGAGGTATCAAATGTCTTCCGTTGCAAGGTCTACGAGATTTCATGGCGATTGCGCTATACCATGCCAGTCTCACTTTGTGGACCTACGGGGTGGTATTCTTCCATAACATGGATAACCAAAGTCAGCAGCTGGCTGGTCCAACACTGCAGCAGAAGGTCTGGCTGGATGGACTAGAGTGTGAGGATATACAGCGTTTCATCACTCTGCATCGCGGAATACCAGTCCTGCAGGGCCTTGGTCATGCAGAAGAGACTGTGTTTGTCGGTGACCCCCAGTCAGTTCTGGAGACGATGATCAAAGTCATGCAGCAGAATCACCACCATGAAACTTCTAAACAGACTCCGCCACTGGTGGATAACTTGGtccatcttcttgagaaGTTGCGAGATGCCAGCAAATAAACAGGCACGCCGGCGCTGAACAatttggcgcagaaaccgTATAGCAAGAAGAATATATGAATGTATGGATAAATGACACGCAGCAGACATATCCTGGACAAAATTATAGTACTTTCTAACCTGCTATGCGACTTCAATTCATAATGAGGGCTCAAAGCGAAAAGCCGGCGTCGATTACTGCATTTACCCCCGTCATGGACTTTGAAGTAGCGAATACTTTGACTTGTTCGGCAACATCCTATCGTGTTTATGAGTCAATACCGCTACCACCATGTATTTAGGGACATACCTCCGGCGTTGCAAATCGTTTGAGCAGGTTTTTGTCTTTCGCGGCGCTGAGCGTTTCCTCTGGGAATTGCAGACCCCAGTCCTAGTTCGGTCTGTTAGATATTGCTCCAAAGGTTGAGCCAGTCACTCACTGTCAGTAAAATCCCTGGCGAGACCGAGTTGACTCGGATCTTCGGGGCTGCAATGATGGCCAAACTCTTGACAAGATGGATAAGAGCCGCTTTGGTCACGGCATATGGCTAGTATCGTCAGACCACCGTTGACGAACTCGTCAATCGATCAATTCAAATGACCCATACCAATGAACTTCCACTCGGCTTCACCCCCGCAACACTCGCTGTAGCAATGAATACCCCCTCACTCCGCTCCAAATGCTCCTGACAAACCCGGAAAAGCTGGAAATGACTTTTGACATTCATCGAGAAGCATCTATCCCAGTCCATCTCGTTATCAGCGTCTTCCAGATTCATAAAATTGGTCATTCTCGTCCAGCCGACGTTGGACACCACCACGTCTAACCGGCCCATTGTCTGAATGGTTTGCTGCACAAGCTGCTGAGTGGAGCTTTGGTTGGCCAGATTCGCCTGGAATGCTGCATAGCGAGGGGCATTCGCACCCGGCACCTTGGCCTGACTCAAAGCCCTCATCTCCTGCAGTAAACGTTCCGCCGGAGCAGGATCGGAATTGTAATTGATCACGATGTTCATGCCCTCCTCAGCCAGGCATCGCGCAATTGCTGCGCCGAGGCCTCTAGAGGCGCCGGTAATCAAAGCGACCTTTGGTGAATTCATAGTAGAGCAAATTTGGCGGTTTCtaaagaagaaggccgagatAAGAGCGACGAGTTGGCAGAGGACTGGGACACCGAGTTGGCAGAGGACTGGGACAATAGCCCTAAAGTCCTGTTTTAGTTAGAAATGACCCGAGGGCGCTCTCCCGGCACTCCCCGCCGAGAGCTCTGTTAGTTCTCCAGGTTCGCAGTGAAGGCCGGACTCTCGGACTTGTGACCGATGCGGGCTGGGGTGGAGCCGAAGGGAGCTAATGGCAGTGCTCATCTAGAGGTATATGTACTATAACATGGCCAGCTGGATCAATGAAATGCGCAAATTCTAAGTGCAATCTTTTCTCTACCATAAACAGGACTCACCCAGCGGCGCAATGGCAAGACGTCACCTCAAGAGTCGCGCAGATACCGCGTCCAACTCGACAGCGCCCCAAGTCGACGTTGGCGCCATTGTCAAGGGTGTGATCGACGACATTCGCGCCAATGGAGATACGGCAGTTCGCAAGTACTCGGAGAGGTTTGACAAATGGTCGCCTGCCTCGTTCAGGCTCTCCCGGGAAGAGATTGAGGCATCCATTGCAGCCTGCCCTCCACAGACAATCGAGGATATTGAACAGGTCCAGAGGAATGTGCGGGCCTTTGCAAAAGCGCAACGTGACTCGATCAAAGATTTCGAGTATGAAATTCATCCAGTAAGTCTGACCCTCGGCGCCTTTTAAGCTGTTATTGACAAACGAAGGGCGTGTATCTTGGACAGAAAAATCTGCCTATCCAGACAGTCGGAGCGTAGGCAATTCCGAAAAGACCAGAAGAAACTGTGCAATCTAGACTGACAATAACAGCTACATCCCAGGCGGACGATACCCCCTCCTTGCCTCCGCCCATATGACCATTCTCACAGCCAAAGAAGCTGGCGTCCCCAAGGTCATTGGCTGTACTCCTCCTATCGCAGGCAAGATTCCTCATGCAACAATTGCAGCCATGCATCTCGCTGGTGCCGACGAGATCTACGTGCTTGGAGGAGTCCAAGCCATTGCAGCCATGGCGCTGGGCACTGAGACCATGGACAAGGTGGATTTCATCGCGGGGCCTGGCAATGCCTTTGTCGCCGAGGCGAAGAGGCAGTTATTTGGCGAAATTGGGATAGATCTCTTTGCCGGGCCAACGGAGATTCTTATTGTGGCTGATGAAACTGCCAATCCCTTTACGGTGGCAACGGACATTCTCTCGCAGGCCGAGCATGGGCCTGATTCGCCCGCGGTGATCATCACCACGTCTGAGGCCGTTGGTCGAGAATCGATGCGGATTATTACCGAGCTCTTGAAGAACCTGTCCACCGCTGAACTAGCGGGAACCTCGTGGGAACGGTTCGGCGAGGTGATCGTCGTGGACTCGATTGACGAAGCTTGGAAACTGGCCGATGAATATGCCAGCGAGCATGTCCAGATCCTCACCAAAGAGCCGCGACAAGCCCTCAGGAACATGAATGCCTACGGTGCTCTATTCCTTGGAGAAAAGACTTGTGTCTCCTACGGCGATAAGGTATGCCCCTGATTAGAGTAGGAGATATTCCAAGCTAACCAAGTAAGGTCATTGGCACCAACCACGTCCTTCCCACCAAGAAAGCTGCGAGATTTACGGGAGGTCTGTGGGTTGGAAAATATCTTCGCACCGTGACATATCAAGAAGTCACCAGCCGTCAAGCAAGCGGCGAATTGGGACGGCTGTGCGGAAGAGCAGCACGCGCTGAGAACTTCGAGGGTCATGCACGGTCTGGCGATCTTCGGGCTTACAACTATCTCGGTGATCAGTTTGAATGGATTCAGAGAGATATCTAGAGTATAATGGAGTGATCTATGTATAGATTGAATTATGTTTATTTCATTTTCCAAGTCAATTCTTGGTGGAGCTGCTGTGTACGTGATCCTATGTAGTCCAGGCTTCTGCACAGGTTCATGATTGATACTTCACATTATAAATAAGGTTGTATGTGCTCATTATAgggaacagcagcaggagtgCGGATGCCATGATTCTATAGGGATACCATCTTCTGACAATATGTTCACCACAATCTGTCAACCTGCCGGCGCTATGATAATCTCAactttatatataggattGACTCTGCAAGTCACTGTGCTTGGTAGACATATTACAAGACTAGTGTTTGAGAGGTATCTTGCAACCTATCTTTAAATAGTTGTGATACAGTCATATATAATTCACTCATTTACAGCAGCAGCTTGTTCACAGTCTCAGATACCTTATACTATCATGCCTCCCAAAGGATTCCAACCAGTTAGTTGATTGATTGTGCAAAAAAAACAGATGCCCCCATTCTCTCTGGACTTCAAAAAATGTGATAATGCATATGTCCTGAAATTGGATGGACGTCACCTCCCCACCTCCTCACCCGGTGGTCCCGAAGTATCTGTTTACCGACAAGAGGCGCGAGAGGAGCCGAAAGACTTCCCCCACCTAGTATTGCTATTTTGTTTACTTTTTGATTCGAGTAAAATGATCGTTACTAGTACAAAAGGTCCTCAATTGCAGTGATCATTGCGGTGCGCTGCCTATCACCTTTTGTGTTCCTGATACGTACAGCCAATATCTCACACAATGGCAACTATTAACGGAACAGTCGCTAACCAAGCCACCAGTCCATCTCCTCTGAAGGTCTTAGTGGTAGGAGGTGGAATCGGTGGGTTGACTGCTGCAATTGCCCTTCGTAGGCAAGGCCATGATGTCCAGGTATGTTATCCGATCCGCCGATGTCTGTAAACGACGCTTGACCATTGCAGATCTTCGAGCAATCTCGACTAGCCGTCGAAACAGGCGCCGCACTTCATCTTGCTCCGAATGCCAATGGAATCCTGAAGCGATTGGGTATCGATGCGCAGCAGTTCGGTGCGAACTTGATGGAGAGGGTGCGTGTCATGCTATTAATCGACTCGCATACTATGTCTAACACTTTAGCTAGCTTGCTGAATATAACTCTCTGGGCCAAATTGAACGAGATATCGATCTTACCGAGCAAAACAAGAGGTGGCAGCATGTGAGTACCACCGCCAAGTAGTCTTGGAGGCATCAATTTAACAGCGTCCAGCAATGGCTGCTAGCGCATCGCATTGATTTGCATAACCAGCTCAAAAGGGCAGCCACGAGCACTGATGCGGGCCGCGAGGCCATCCCATTCCGAACCGCTAGTCGGGTGGTGCACGTCGACCCAGCATCAGCCACAATCACACTTGAAGACGGGACCCAGTTCCAGGGCGATTTGGTGGTTGGAGCCGACGGAGTCCACTCCGTCACTCGCAGCGCAATTCCAGGCGGCAATGTCAAGGCTTCCTGCTGCGGCAAAAGCGCCTTTCGCTTCCTTGTCTCCAAGGACGCAGCACTGGGTGATCCCGAGACGGCCGCTCTAGTCGAGCGTCCGGGACAGCTATCCATCTGGTACGGAACCGATCGGCGGATTGTACTCTATCCGACGTCGAACAACACTGTGTTGAATTTCGTGTTGATTCACCCCGAAGAGGAGTCGGCAGAAGAGGCAGACGAGAGCTGGGGCCAGTCAGGCAACCTACAGAAAAtgctccagatcttctcttcgTTTGACCCTGCAGTGCTAAAGCTGCTGAGCATGGCGGATCCACAGAGCGTTCGGGTTTGGAAGTTGCTAGATATGGAGGAGATACCCTGTTGGTATGAGGGGCGTTTGGCTTTGCTGGGCGATGCCGCCCATCCCTTTCTCCCACATCAAGGGCAGGGAGCGGGGGTTGCAATAGAGGACGCTGCTTCCCTGGCTGTCGTGCTGCCTTTTGGGACGACGGTCGAGGAAATACCAGAGCGTCTTCAGTTGTATGATGAGATTCGCCATGAACGCGCGAGCCGCATCCAACAATACTCTCGGTTGGCCGGCCGTGATCGTGTCGATGGACAGGAAACCGCTGACAGTAAGCGTTCCACTTTCATTCCTCGAAATTCGCACTCTAACTGCGTTAGTGTATGGCTTCACCAACTACAATTTTGGCCATGACGAGTGGGATAATTCGACGCAGAGACTCCGCGAGTGGACGTGGAAACGCATCCCGAATCCCTACTGGCGCATGCCCATCGCCTTTGGTCCTATGCCCGGTCCGCGCCAGAACCATTTGGGCATCCCCCGGGATGGCACCAAATCCACCTTCACTACTGCCTCGATCAAGTTCAAGACCTCACGTACCGTACTACAGAACCTCTTCCCCCCGGGCCGCCGTGGCTGGCGATTCAGCGCTCCTGATACCGTGGCATATGCCTCCTTCTCGCAGACCACCCTGAACAAGATGGAGTGGTTGGGTGGCTcaggatatcatcatatcGGTTTGTATGTCCATGGTGTCGAGTACGTCAAGAAGGACGGCACCGTCATTCGAGGCTCCTACCTGCCCATCCTCTTTGAATCGCTGACCGACCCTATCGTGtcgggaagagaagagctGGGCGCTCCCAAGTTATATACTTCTGTGGACATCTATCGCCGGGCAAAATCATATCGAATTCGTACAGGATGGCAAGGCGCTCTCTGGGGCCATTTCCTACTGGAAGACCTGGTCGAAGTTGACCCAGCGTCAGCCCCCGGAGGATTCAgtggagaagctgatgaagGGATCCTGGTACACAAATATCTACCTCAGACCGGTCGATtgaacaagaacaaggcgGCTGAGGAGTACGCGGCCTTTGATCCCTTCTCAGAGGCTGTGCCCATCCCCAATCCTCGCAAGGTGTGGACCTCCTCCAAGGCCAGTTTCCAAATCGACCCGCTGGACTGGGAGCAACTGCCTACGCTACATCATGTCATCTCGCGACTTGCAGAGCTGCCGGTATATGAGATCGCAAGCGCCAGGGTggttgagggagaggggGTGCCCGATGTTTCAGGAATGAGGCCAATTGAATAGATACTTATGCCGCGTTCTTTTACTACTGCCTTTGCAGCTGACAGGAAGAATATGTCAAGTGTGTTTATGATCTCAATATACAACCACCGAGGGTACTATTTGTGACTAGCTTAGAAGCAAATCAACCTTCTCGCACTCTTCTATTCTCGTTTCCCCTTAATAATTCCTATAATATTCGGTCAGGAAAGAGGACATCCTCCATCGCCTACTTTTCCTATCTCATGCATTACCGCATATTACTGGCTGGCTGTATATCCTCCCTGGAACTACTCCGCATTTTCCACCAGTGCTAAAACTAATGGACTCTCCATAAGTAGTCCGTCCTAGCTTGGGTTGGATCACTTGGATCACCTCTTTCAGTTCATGGAAAACAAATCTGATTCGTCCCAGCAGTATTCCGGCGCCTCCCCCACTTCCCCGGACCCCCCGCCCCCGGATTGTCCCCCTCCCCGACGTTTTGTCCAGACTAAATTTTGTTCGCGCAAAAAAAAGTCACTGCAAGCCAACACAGTTTGCTTACGTTCTCCTCTCCGCTGCGAGGGGCCGAGAACTATCGCCAGCTGGGTGAAAACAGCTCAGGAGGTGCACGTCGCTTCATTGGTTACTTCCTTTCTCCAAATATTTCTGGGCTGGTATTAATGCCCTTCCAACCTCCAGGTTATTCTCTCGTCAgctgtcctcctccttggtcacaTTACATTTTACCATGGCAGACACTATTCTGAAAACGACAGAGACAATCGAGCATGTCGAGGACAGTCAGTCTCGCGACCTCTTTCATCTACACAACCTCGGCCATGTCCGTCTGCGGCATGAGCACACCAACGAGGTCATCCTGATTCCAGCTCCCTCACTGGACCCGAATGATCCCCTTCGCTGGTCGACTGGCTACAAGATCTATATCGCCATTCTCGTCTCTCTAGCCATGGTCATGTGTAATTTCATGGCTGCCGGTCCCACGGTCGCAATGGTTGCAATTGCGACGGACTTCAAAGAAGGGGGAAACACAACGATGAGTGACTGGATCAGTCGAGCCGCGTACTTTTTCAACAACAGCGCTCTGATGCAGGGTGTCTCGTGTCTCTTCTGGGTGCCGCTACTTAACAAATTCGGCCGGCGGCCAGTCTACATCTCTGCTTTCATTCTCTACTTTTTTATGATACTTGGAGCCGGTCTATCAAAGACGTATGCAGGCGAGCTCACGACCCGGACCATCCTAGGGATCGGAGCAGGTGCCGGCGAGTGCCTGGCGCCTGTTACCATTGCCGATGTGTTCTATCTTCACCAGCGAGGTTATGGCATGGCGTGAGTGTTCTTACCCTGCGCTGGAGTCGGCGCTCAGAGAAGCTGACGGCCTGTATGACTAGGATATATAACGCTGCCTTGAGTGCCGGAGTTGCCTTCGGTATCATCATCTCGGGACTAGTCACGATCAAACACGACTGGCGGACCATCTACTGGGTGGGATGCGCTCTAGTCGGAGCCCTGACCGTTGTGGTCGTCCTCTTTTTCCCAGAGACTGCCTACCGGCGTGTTGGGAATCCCTTGGTGGAACGCGCCGTCGAGATCCAAAAGCTCTCGGACAGCAACAACCTGGAATCTGCATCAGTACCTCCTATTCCTCCCAAGGTGAGCTACTGGCGTAGTCTGCGCTTCTGGTCCGGCGAGACATATACCGACGAGTCTTTCTGGCGGATGTTCGTGCGTCCCTTTGGGCTGATCCTCATCCCGCCCATCTTCTGGGCCACCATCGTCATGTCGGTGACTATCGGGTTCCTGGTGGCGGTTGTATCTAATTTCGCCTCGGCGTTCAGTACAACCTACGGCTTTGAGGCGTGGCAGTCCGGTTTATGTTTCATCGCTGGCATGTTAGGTTGTTTCCTGGGTACGTTCGCAGGTGGTCCGTTTTCCGACTGGGTGGCGGATTACTTTACAAGGCGCAATGGAGGAATCCGTGAGCCCGAGATGCGATTGCCTGCGATTATCCCCAGCGTGATCGCTGCGCCACTTTCTTTGGTGCTATATGGATGTGGTATCGCCAATGGCTGGCACTGGATGGTACCTACCTTTGGCTTGGGCTTGTGTATGTTTGTCCTGTCATTCTCGTTTAAACCATCTACCTGACCCATCATTATGTAGTGTCTTTCGCCATCACCCAGGGCACGAATGTCTCCTTTGTCTACTGCATTGACTCCTTCCGTCCAGTGGCCGCTGAAGTGACGGTCACCCAGCTTGCTTTCAAGTGTGAGTTTTCTTTACCTCGATGGCGGTTATCTACCTGCTAACACCCGCAGCTTGCTTTGGATTCTTACTTTCCTTCTATACCAATCCGTGGATCGACCAGTCCGGCTATATTGCTGCCTATGGCGCTATGGCGGGTATTTCAGGCGGCTGCCTACTTTTCTTCATCCCACTGTTTTTCTGGGGCAAGTCTATCCGACATGCCTCCATGAAGTGGTCGTTGGTTCAGTTTGTATTCTGGAAGGATGATCGTGAGGTGGGAGAGTAGTCCTTGATTGATCTGACGCGAATGGGGAAATTGGTTATGGGACATTAATTCTGGGCGGCGACTTCTATCCTGTATGGAGCTGCTATCACAGATCACTGCGTGGAAATGCTTATATCCAAAGATGTAGCAGCTTTAAACACTTTTCCAAGACAAATTGTTGCGTAACAAACAAATGAGATAGAAGCAGAGATGCACTGCATTAATTCAAGGCCGTCTTGATCATATGCGACTATTTGTTCAAGATTATGTAGAGCGCATCATGATATTTACTGAGTCTTTTTGATTCTACTATTCAGGGCATGTAAGATATGAGTACTTGGTATCTGCATGAACAGCAAAAGAATAGGCGCGGCTTATTGCAGAGTCAGCTGTCCTTTAGAGTTTTGGCTAATAATATAGTGTGTTTGGCTTCACAGTCCGTGGCAGTCTCGACTCTCGAATCCAGCCCTGTCTGTGGGTCTCCGTGGCAGTCTCGACTCTCGAATCCAGCCCTGTCTGTGGGTCTCCGCGTGGCTGATTTGCCTGCATTACGTACCCACTGGGGACTGTGGATGCCCAGTAGCCCTCTTAGAATTCTTGGTGCGCCATGTCTGAATAGTTCTCTGAAACTGGGGGTTAACTGGCTCAGCAGGTTCTTTAGCAGAATTCGTTGCCACTTTTCCCAACAAATCAACCATCTCTGATCACAGCGTATCAGACACAATGAGTGTCTTGACTGGTTGAATTTATCCTGAGTTTGCCTGACAAGTTATT
The DNA window shown above is from Aspergillus fumigatus Af293 chromosome 1, whole genome shotgun sequence and carries:
- a CDS encoding C6 transcription factor RegA, with translation MITPQSQPDSVPEGNLVPRNLYQCGTCSQSYSRIDHLRRHILSHTQEKPHQCSVCSKRFGRIDLLRRHSALHITPGSKQILKKRPRSGSANLISRASQACSACAENHLRCDEEKPCARCRRRNIACVVPSKTTDGVQVRFANPDSPGSEEINSNQTSEESRGETDTLLSEGSQPLITPPMEIPASQEPDHSQLIDLGGNSHMPPDCIPSGPRDEFTSGLFTDAPSGVRTPRGSITFGLQTDLDFSMVDLSFLESYNSHVPFEFDEQAPSLSLSGSPYEARETPIERNPRGTRSMQRLRWRFVPDPQDHGYCEHENLLLPNEATGASSLTPESPEDAHSQSTTDQSLDFHSRDKILGIVLSQMKQPIPAVLSSFPSAQLLDSLIRYYLTAPFSTANTWIHRATFRPRQVCPELLLAMAAAGAVLTPDPSLRKLGFAMQEVVRLQLPSVFERNNTTIRDLHLHQAYLLYLEIGLWSGNSRKIEISEAFRQPLLTMVRRGGNFHHSAYPPLPARLEESGRSLEDTWRAWVYKEAYKRLVYRLFRLEAQVSMALFTSPLVTYVEMGPPLPAPAYLWEASSASQWKDAYHSSPLPSTGRIRTLNECVANLDLLETSRRVADIRLACGAVMHCIWGLVWEFRQLSSLLNGHSRYWDNDLLMVARHGQLSRILECFRIGYRDEVPVQLHFVMMHMYVSLEEVETLATSDDAGRAWEQPALSDWFKSEHCRHAIWHAGQVVRGIKCLPLQGLRDFMAIALYHASLTLWTYGVVFFHNMDNQSQQLAGPTLQQKVWLDGLECEDIQRFITLHRGIPVLQGLGHAEETVFVGDPQSVLETMIKVMQQNHHHETSKQTPPLVDNLVHLLEKLRDASK
- a CDS encoding SDR family NAD(P)-dependent oxidoreductase, with amino-acid sequence MNSPKVALITGASRGLGAAIARCLAEEGMNIVINYNSDPAPAERLLQEMRALSQAKVPGANAPRYAAFQANLANQSSTQQLVQQTIQTMGRLDVVVSNVGWTRMTNFMNLEDADNEMDWDRCFSMNVKSHFQLFRVCQEHLERSEGVFIATASVAGVKPSGSSLPYAVTKAALIHLVKSLAIIAAPKIRVNSVSPGILLTDWGLQFPEETLSAAKDKNLLKRFATPEDVAEQVKVFATSKSMTGVNAVIDAGFSL
- a CDS encoding histidinol dehydrogenase family protein; translation: MARRHLKSRADTASNSTAPQVDVGAIVKGVIDDIRANGDTAVRKYSERFDKWSPASFRLSREEIEASIAACPPQTIEDIEQVQRNVRAFAKAQRDSIKDFEYEIHPGVYLGQKNLPIQTVGAYIPGGRYPLLASAHMTILTAKEAGVPKVIGCTPPIAGKIPHATIAAMHLAGADEIYVLGGVQAIAAMALGTETMDKVDFIAGPGNAFVAEAKRQLFGEIGIDLFAGPTEILIVADETANPFTVATDILSQAEHGPDSPAVIITTSEAVGRESMRIITELLKNLSTAELAGTSWERFGEVIVVDSIDEAWKLADEYASEHVQILTKEPRQALRNMNAYGALFLGEKTCVSYGDKVIGTNHVLPTKKAARFTGGLWVGKYLRTVTYQEVTSRQASGELGRLCGRAARAENFEGHARSGDLRAYNYLGDQFEWIQRDI
- a CDS encoding putative salicylate hydroxylase, which produces MATINGTVANQATSPSPLKVLVVGGGIGGLTAAIALRRQGHDVQIFEQSRLAVETGAALHLAPNANGILKRLGIDAQQFGANLMERVRVMLLIDSHTMSNTLASLLNITLWAKLNEISILPSKTRGGSMAATSTDAGREAIPFRTASRVVHVDPASATITLEDGTQFQGDLVVGADGVHSVTRSAIPGGNVKASCCGKSAFRFLVSKDAALGDPETAALVERPGQLSIWYGTDRRIVLYPTSNNTVLNFVLIHPEEESAEEADESWGQSGNLQKMLQIFSSFDPAVLKLLSMADPQSVRVWKLLDMEEIPCWYEGRLALLGDAAHPFLPHQGQGAGVAIEDAASLAVVLPFGTTVEEIPERLQLYDEIRHERASRIQQYSRLAGRDRVDGQETADMYGFTNYNFGHDEWDNSTQRLREWTWKRIPNPYWRMPIAFGPMPGPRQNHLGIPRDGTKSTFTTASIKFKTSRTVLQNLFPPGRRGWRFSAPDTVAYASFSQTTLNKMEWLGGSGYHHIGLYVHGVEYVKKDGTVIRGSYLPILFESLTDPIVSGREELGAPKLYTSVDIYRRAKSYRIRTGWQGALWGHFLLEDLVEVDPASAPGGFSGEADEGILVHKYLPQTGRLNKNKAAEEYAAFDPFSEAVPIPNPRKVWTSSKASFQIDPLDWEQLPTLHHVISRLAELPVYEIASARVVEGEGVPDVSGMRPIE
- a CDS encoding putative MFS transporter, with protein sequence MADTILKTTETIEHVEDSQSRDLFHLHNLGHVRLRHEHTNEVILIPAPSLDPNDPLRWSTGYKIYIAILVSLAMVMCNFMAAGPTVAMVAIATDFKEGGNTTMSDWISRAAYFFNNSALMQGVSCLFWVPLLNKFGRRPVYISAFILYFFMILGAGLSKTYAGELTTRTILGIGAGAGECLAPVTIADVFYLHQRGYGMAIYNAALSAGVAFGIIISGLVTIKHDWRTIYWVGCALVGALTVVVVLFFPETAYRRVGNPLVERAVEIQKLSDSNNLESASVPPIPPKVSYWRSLRFWSGETYTDESFWRMFVRPFGLILIPPIFWATIVMSVTIGFLVAVVSNFASAFSTTYGFEAWQSGLCFIAGMLGCFLGTFAGGPFSDWVADYFTRRNGGIREPEMRLPAIIPSVIAAPLSLVLYGCGIANGWHWMVPTFGLGLLSFAITQGTNVSFVYCIDSFRPVAAEVTVTQLAFKSCFGFLLSFYTNPWIDQSGYIAAYGAMAGISGGCLLFFIPLFFWGKSIRHASMKWSLVQFVFWKDDREVGE